In Pseudomonas grandcourensis, the DNA window CATCCTGCTCGGCGACAACGCCATGCCGGTGGGCCGCTGGGTCACCCATGCCGAAGCTCAAGTGGCCATCGGCGGTTTGCTCTCGGAAGACAAAAGCGTCAGCGGCAGCCTGCGCGAACATGAACTGGACTTCCTGTTCGGCGAAGAACAGCGCAAGCAGATCGGCTCCACCGCGGTCGTTGCCATCAGCCACCAAGGCATCCACGGCATCCTGGCCATCGCCAGCCGTGATCCGCAGCACTATAAAAGCTCGGTGGGCACCTTGTTCCTGAGCTACATCGCTGAAGTCATGGGTCGCGTGCTGCCACGGGTCAACAACTCCCTGCGCTCGGTACGCTGAACATGGAACGACAACTGGACGCTTACTGCGAACACCTGCGCAGTGAGCGGCAGGTGTCGCCGCACACGCTGTCGGCCTACCGCCGCGACCTCGATAAAGTGCTGGGCTGGTGCGTCAAACAGAATATCGGCAGCTGGACGGCGCTGGACATCCAGCGCCTGCGCAGCCTGGTTGCCCGTCTGCACGCCCAGGGTCAATCGTCCCGCAGTCTGGCGCGATTGCTGTCGGCCGTTCGCGGGCTCTATCACTACCTGAACCGCGAAGGCCTGTGCGACCACGACCCGGCCAATGGCCTTGCGCCGCCTAAAGGCGAACGCCGCCTGCCGAAAACCCTCGATACCGACCGCGCACTGCAACTGCTGGAAGGTGGTGTGGAGGATGACTTTCTGGCTCGCCGGGATCAGGCGATTCTCGAGCTTTTCTATTCCTCCGGGCTGCGGCTGTCGGAGCTGACAGGGCTCAATTTCGATCAACTCGACCTGGCTGACGGCATGGTCCAGGTGCTCGGCAAAGGCAGCAAGACCCGTCTGCTGCCGGTAGGCAAGAAGGCCCGCGAAGCGCTGGAGCAGTGGCTGCCATTGCGGGCCATGGCCAACCCGGCGGACGATGCGGTGTTTGTCAGCCAGCAAGGCCGCCGCCTCGGCCCCCGGGCGATCCAGGTGCGGGTCAAGGCTGCCGGCGAGCGCGAACTGGGGCAGAACCTGCACCCGCACATGCTGCGGCACTCCTTCGCCAGCCATTTGCTGGAATCCTCCCAGGACCTGCGCGCGGTACAGGAACTGCTTGGCCACTCGGACATCAAGACCACGCAGATCTACACCCACCTGGACTTCCAGCACCTGGCCACGGTCTACGACAGCGCCCACCCACGGGCCAAACGCATTAAGGGCGACGATTCATGAGCATTCAGTTGATCACCTTCGACCTCGACGACACCCTGTGGGATACCGCCCCCGTCATCGTCAGCGCCGAAGCCGTTTTGCGTGAATGGCTGACCGAGCACGCGCCCAATCTGGGGGCGGTGCCGGTGGAGCATTTGTGGGCCATTCGTGAGCGCATATTGAGCAACGAGCCCAGCCTCAAGCACCGCATCAGCGCCCTGCGTCGACGGGTACTGTTCCATGCACTGGAAGAGTCCGGTTATGGGCATGACGAAGCCTCGGATCTGGCGGACAAGAGTTTTGAAGTATTCCTGCACGCTCGGCATCAGATCGAAGTATTTCCAGAGGTCGAACCGACCCTGGAAATCCTCGCCAATCATTACGCCCTCGGCGTGGTCACCAATGGCAACGCCGATGTGCGTCGGCTGGGCCTGGCGGATTACTTCAAGTTTGCGCTGTGTGCCGAAGACATCGGCATCGCCAAACCCGATGCACGATTGTTCCATGAGGCCTTGCAGCGCGGTGGCGTGACCGCTGAATCGGCGGTGCACATTGGCGATCATCCGGGGGATGACATTGCCGGAGCGCAACAGGCGGGAATGCGGGCGATCTGGTTCAACCCGGCGGGCAAGATCTGGGAAGCCGAGCGCTTGCCCGATGCGGAGATTCGCAGCCTGACCGATTTGCCGGCGCTATTGGCGAGTTGGAACAAGGCCTCGGCCTGACGAAAAAACCCGTGGGATCACCACAGGTTTCAAATTTTTGTTTCAGGCATGAAAAAGCCCGCAGCGACGGCGGGCTTTTTCAGCAAGCGGATAGCAGGCTCAGATAGGCCGGCTGCCGTACTTGTTGTCCGGCTTCTTGGGCGGATCGGCGACCACATTGGCCTCCACTTCCTGCACCTTGCCACCTTTGGCCAAAAACTCCTCCATGGCCCGCGCGAGAGCATCGCGTTCCTTGTTCTTGGCTTCGACACTCGGCAGCTCATCGACCGATACCGCTGCCTTGGCCTTGCCTTTGGCGGTCGGAACCGGCGCATCACCGCCGTCGTCTTCAGCGACGTCTTCCGCCGCTGCTTCCAGACCTTCTTCGGTTTCGTCGTCGCCTACTTCGAGGTCGTCGTTTTCCAGATCATCGTCGCTCATGTTCTACCTCATGACTTGCGAAAAGCAGATTAGTTATAGCCCAGCTTTGCCCTCTGTCGAAGGCTGCAGGAAAAAATTCAACAGCCGCTGCTGACCAGCGGCTATGCCTCTTCACCGTGCACGGTGGCGAGGACTTTACGGGCACCGCCATGATCACGGTGCTCGCCCAGATAAACACCTTGCCAGGTCCCCAACGCCAACCGGCCTGCCGAAATCGGCAAACTGAGCTGACAGCCAAGTACGCTGGCCTTGAAGTGCGCCGGGAGGTCGTCCAGGCCTTCGTCGTTATGCTCATAGCCGTCTGTTCCTTGTGGGATCAGACGATTGAAAAATCGTTCGAAGTCGCGACGTACCGCCGGATCGGCGTTCTCGTTGATGGTCAACGACGCCGAGGTATGCTGCAGCCACAGATGCAACAGACCAACCCGACACGCCTTGAGTTCAGGCAGGCCGGCGAGTAACTCGTCCGTTACCAGGTGAAAGCCCCGGGGCCTCGCCCGCAAGGTAATCAGAGTCTGTTGCCACATACAGTTCTCCGCACGTTCGGGGCGCATTCTAGCGCGCTCTGGGAAAAAACAAAGGCCCTAATATTCCTTCAATCCTGTAAGCCTTTGGCTGCACAAAAACACCCGACGTAAACATCGTAAAACCTGTAGGAAAAAACCTTTCAGCTCAGCCTTCAATGACAAATTCCAGACAAAAAAATGCCCGGCAAGCCGGGCAGTTTTTTATGCGCTTGCTTACAAGTTGTAGCCGCGTTCGTTGTGAAGCGCCAGATCGATGCCGACCGCTTCTTCTTCTTCGTTGATACGCAGGCCCATGACCGCATCCAGCACCTTGAGGATGATGTATGTAGCGATCGCGGTGTAGATCACCGTGAAGCCCACGCCTTTGCACTGAATCCACACTTGTGCGGCGATGTCGGTCACGGTGCCGAAGCCACCCAGGGACGGCGCAGCGAACACACCCGTCAGGATTGCGCCGAGGATACCGCCGATACCGTGCACGCCGAACGCGTCCAGGGAGTCGTCATAGCCGAGCTTGCGCTTGAGGGTGGTGGCGCAGAAGAAGCACACCACGCCAGCCGCCAGACCGATTACCAGCGCGCCCATCGGGCCAACGGTGCCGGCAGCCGGAGTAATTGCCACCAGACCGGCAACCACGCCCGAAGCGATGCCCAGTGCGCTAGGTTTGCCGTGTGTTAGCCACTCGGCAAACATCCAGCCCAGCGCAGCAGCGGCGGTAGCAATCTGAGTCACCAGCATCGCCATGCCGGCGGTGCCGTTGGCCGCAGCGGCGGAACCGGCGTTGAAACCGAACCAGCCGACCCACAGCATGGCCGCGCCCATCAGGGTGTAACCGAGGTTGTGCGGCGCCATCGGCGTGGTCGGGAAGCCCTTGCGCTTGCCCAGCACCAGGCAGGCAACCAGACCAGCCACACCGGCGTTGATATGCACCACGGTGCCACCAGCGAAATCGAGCACGCCCCAGTCCCACAGCAGACCACCGTTGCCGGACCAGACCATGTGTGCGATCGGCGCATATACCAGGGTGAACCAGATGCCCATGAACACCAGCATCGCGGAGAACTTCATCCGCTCGGCGAAGGCGCCGACGATCAGCGCCGGAGTGATGATCGCGAAAGTCATCTGGAAGGTGACGAACACCGCCTCAGGGAACAGCGCCGCAGGCCCGGTCAGGCTGGCTGGCGTGATGCCGGCGAGGAATGCCTTGCCCATGCCGCCGAAGAACGAGTTGAAGTTGATGACGCCCTGCTCCATGCCCGTGGTGTCGAACGCGATGCTGTAGCCATAAATGACCCACAGGACGCTGATCAGACCGGTAATGGCGAAGCACTGCATCATCACGGAAAGAATGTTTTTCGACCGAACCATGCCGCCGTAGAACAGCGCGAGGCCAGGAATGGTCATGAACAGCACCAAGGCTGTCGAGGTCATCATCCAGGCGGTGTCGCCGGAGTTGAGGACTGGGGCCGCCACTTCGTCTGCCGCCAGAGCAAGGCTGGGCATTACGATGGACAACAGGGCTCCTAGCCCTGCGAGTTTACGCAGAGTCATATTGTTTTCTCCTGGGGCGTTGGGTTTGTGGCGGCTTAGATTGCGTCGGTATCGGTTTCGCCGGTACGGATGCGAATCGCCTGTTCCAGATTGACCACGAAGATCTTGCCGTCACCGATCTTGCCGGTGTTGGCAGCCTTGGTGATGGCCTCGATTACCCGGTCCAGATCCTTGTCGTCGATGGCGACGTCGATCTTCACCTTGGGCAGGAAATCGACCACGTATTCCGCGCCGCGATACAGCTCGGTGTGACCCTTCTGCCGACCAAAGCCTTTGACTTCAGTGACGGTAATGCCCTGCACGCCGATCTCGGACAGCGACTCGCGTACGTCGTCCAGCTTGAACGGCTTGATGATGGCAGTGACTAGCTTCATGAAAACTCTCTCCCGAATTGGTGGACTTGCCCCAGGAAAACAAACCCGACTCAAGTCTAAGCGCAGTGCCTGGCTTTGTAACGCATCGTCGGCCCTGACCTGCCCGTCCGACGCCCCTCACGAAACACTCCCCCGCTTCGCTTGGCGCACTGCGTTCGTCACAGTGACTGCATCAGTGCATGGGTCATCAGGGTCTAAGCAGAAAGCTTGCCATCTCCACAAAAACTATTGTTTTCAATCCTTTACCCGCAGATGACTGCTACTTCGCAACAACACCCGACGCGATACGCACAACAACGGTGCGACACCGTCCGTCCCCATGCGCGAAAAGCGTGCATCACTTGCCCGCGCAAATGACTATAGACACCGCGTGATACACTGCCCGGCATTGTTTCCAGGACATTGCTCATGCTCGCGCCAAAAGATTTCCTCGACGCCCTCACCGGCACCGCCTCCCGCCTCTTCAGCGGCGACACGCCTTTGCCGAAAGCAGAAATCGAAAGCCAGTTCAAAATGTTGCTGCAGAGCGGCTTCAGCAAACTGGATCTGGTGAGCCGGGAAGAATTCGATAGCCAGATGGTTGTATTGGCACGCACCCGGGCGCGGCTGGAGAGCCTTGAGGCGAAGGTGGCGGAGCTGGAGGCGAAGCTGAATCCGCCGACTGAATAAATTCTGATGTGAAATGCAGTCCCCTTGTGGGAGTGAGCCTGCTCGCGATTGAAGGTCGGAACGACCTTGCGCTTCACCTGTAGGAGCTGCCGAAGGCTGCGATCTTTTGATCGCAAGCCCCGCAACAATCCCGGCAACGTCCTACATACATCACGCCGCAGTCCGATTGCGTCGCCAAGTATCCAGTCTCTAAGCTCATCCCCTGCTGAATGTTCAGCATCGGGTTTGGCGACCTGGATAGCATCCGACGCACCGCGACCACGTTCGAACCGGGGAAGTAACCCATCTCGAATTATGGCAGCTGTGCGTGGGAGACCTTCGGGTCTGCCGGTTTCCGGATGCACCGGTTCGCCAACCCGCGCATAGCTGCCACCCTTTTCGTTTGGCGACGATCAGAGGCAGTTTCCTCCATTCGAATCCGGGAGCTGCACCATGGACGAAAACCATCTAATCCCTCACGTCTTCACCCGACACAAACTCCACCTCCACGCCCTTCTTATAGAAAACCAACCCTGGTTCAGCGCCCGCGACCTGGGCCGCCTCCTTCGCCTTTATATCGACGAACGCACCGTCCGAAAACTCGACCCAGACCAACGCCAAACCGCCCGAGCATTCATCCACGGTCACATCGAAAACACCCTGCTGATCAGCGAATCCGGCGTCTACGCCTTGCTGGTCTATCACTACTGCCCCGAATACCGAGCCTTACGCGAATGGCTCACCCACGAAGTTGTTCCCGCCCTGCGAGATGCCCAATACCCCACCACAACTGAACGCCCGCAACTGAGCCTGCTCAACTGGCCGGAAATGTCGTTGAGCCTGCTGCACTGGAACAACCAGCCGTGGATCCGGTTGCAGGATGTGCCGCAGCTATTGCCTGATCAGGTTACTCCCAGGCCTGCTATCAATGCGCCTTGGTGGAAAAGAGCCGCGAAGATGCTTCACGCATTCTGAATAAAAAACCCCACGCTTTCGGCGTGGGGTTCAATAAATCCAAGACAACAATCAGGCGCAGTGCGCAAGCCGCTCGACCTGATCCCGGATCGCAGCCCCTCGTTCAATCTCGGCTTTGCGCAAATCGTAAGTCGATTGCAGGTTCAGCCAAAATTCCGGGGTCGTGTCCAGACAGATAGATAACCTAAGAGCCATATCAGCACTGACACCCCGACGCTGGAGCACAATATCGTTCACCGTAGGTGTCGACACGTTCAACGCTCTGGCCAACGCTGCAGCCGTAAGGCTCAGAGGCTCCAGGTATTCCTCTTTGAGGATCTCGCCAGGATGAACCGGGCGCATACCATTCTTAGTCATTACTCACCTCAGTGATAATCGACGATTTCGACATTCTCTGGCCCGTTAGGACCCCAAATGAAGCAAATTCGCCATTGAGCGTTGATACGGATGCTGTACTGACCTTTTCGATTTCCCTCCAGCGCCTCTAAGCGATTACCCGGCGGGGATCGAAGGTCTATCAGCACGGCAGCAGCATCAAGCATCGTCAGCTTTCGTTCCACGACGCTCAGAATGGCTGACCACATACGGGTCTTACCGTTGCGAAACAGGTACTCGGTCTCAGAACACTTAAAGCTAACGATCATAATTTAAAGCTTAACGTTATGCATTAATCTTGAGTGTATAAGCTGACTTGCCAAATGCAACCAAGAGGGCGTGACTCTCAGTGACCTTTCAATATTTTAGGAAAAGGACTACCAGCTCGACTCCACGATGCCTTCATTGATCGTCTCGCACTTCAGCGCAGGCAATATCCTGCGATAGTTTCCCTACCCCTGCCGTCACGCTAAAACGCCAACACACAGCTACCCTTCAAAAGCCCGCAGGAAGCGGCCCCCGTTTAGCTCAAGGAACGACCATGTCCCTCTCCATCGTCCACAGCCGCGCCCAGATTGGCGTAGATGCGCCAGCCGTTACTGTTGAAGTCCATCTGGCCAACGGTTTGCCGTCTCTGACCATGGTCGGGCTGCCCGAGGCGGCTGTGAAGGAAAGCAAGGATCGGGTGCGCAGCGCGATCATCAATTCCGGGCTGCAGTTTCCGGCGCGACGGATCACGTTGAATCTGGCACCCGCGGATTTGCCCAAGGATGGCGGGCGGTTCGATCTGGCGATTGCCCTGGGGATTCTCTCGGCCAGCGTGCAGGTGCCTACGTTGACGCTCGATGATGCGGAATGCCTTGGGGAGTTGGCGTTATCAGGTGCTGTGCGGGCGGTTCGCGGGGTTCTGCCGGCGGCGCTGGCGGCACGCAAGGCCGGGCGCTGGTTGATGGTGCCGCGAGCTAACGCCGAGGAAGCGTGCCTGGCCTCGGGACTGAAAGTAATTGCGGTGGATCATCTGCTTGAGGCCGTTGCGCATTTCAATGGGCATACACCGATTGAGCCTTATGTCTCCAACGGCTTGCTCTATGCCAGCAAACCCTATCCTGACTTGAATGAAGTGCAAGGCCAACTCTCGGCCAAGCGCGCTTTGCTGATTGCAGCGGCGGGGGCTCACAATCTCCTGTTCAGCGGGCCGCCGGGGACGGGGAAAACGCTGTTGGCGAGTCGTTTACCGGGTTTGCTCCCACCGCTAGCCGAAAATGAAGCTCTAGAAGTCGCAGCCATTCAATCCGTTACCAGTTGCGTGCCATTGAGCCAATGGCCGCAAAGACCATTCCGCCAACCCCACCACTCCGCTTCCGGGCCGGCATTGGTCGGCGGCGGCTCGAAACCGCAACCCGGTGAAATAACCCTCGCCCATCATGGCGTTCTATTTCTCGACGAACTTCCGGAATTCGATCGCAAGGTGTTGGAGGTGTTAAGGGAGCCGCTTGAATCCGGTCACATCGTAATCTCCCGCGCCAAGGATCGTGTCCGCTTCCCGGCCCGTTTCCAATTGGTAGCCGCGATGAACCCTTGCCCCTGTGGATATCTTGGCGAACCCAGCGGCAAATGCAGTTGTACACCGGACATGGTCCAGCGTTACCGCAACAAACTGTCGGGGCCGTTGCTGGACCGAATCGACCTGCACTTGACCGTCGCTCGGGAAGCCACGGCGTTGAACCCTGCGCTGAAACCCGGTGATGACACCGCTACCGCCGCAGTGCTGGTTGCCGACGCCCGAGAGCGACAACAAAAACGCCAGGGCTGCGCGAACGCTTTCCTTGATCTGCCGGGCCTGCGCGAACACTGCAAGTTATCCACAACCGACGAAACCTGGCTGGAAACGGCATGTGAGCGATTGACCTTGTCGCTGCGAGCGGCCCATCGACTGCTTAAAGTCTCACGCACCCTGGCGGACCTTGAGCAAGTTGATGGCATCACCCGCGATCATCTGGCTGAGGCGCTGCAGTATCGGCCGAGCACAAACTGACCAGAATTACTCCTTGGAGAAATCAACTAACGGCGTTTGTCGTACCTCGGTTTCCCGAGCACCCTGAATCTCGCTCACCCGATGCAACGCCTTATCCACAGCCCCCTTATCCGCCAGCAAGCTGTACTTGATCTGAAACTGCTTCTGCTCTTTAACCCCAATAATCGGCACCAAACCAAGTGGCCGCTGATACCGGCGGTTATAAGAAAAACTTGTCCCCGGCTCCAACCCGGTCACATATCCCTGCCCTTGCGTATCGGTGTTCTTCCACAACGAGAAGACAGGCAACTGCTGAGTATTAAACCCAACCGACACCCCAAGGTTCCCTGCCTTGTTATGCAGCACGGTCAACGTGTCACCTTTGGCATCGGCGTACGGCACTACGTTGTAAACCGTTTCGTCATAGTCCTTGGTCGGTCCGCGATAGGTTTGCCAGTCCGGCAAATCGCTTTTGGCTTTATCGTTGAACGGCGACACCTGTTTCACCGGCGCAGCGAAGCGGGCGCCCTGTTCCAGGAATGGGGTGCTGAAGTTACTGTGATAAAGCGCCTGGTATTCCTTCGGATAATCACCGTTGTTGGTCAGGGTGTCATTGAGGGCAAACGCGACGCTTCCGGGCTCAGTGACCAGCTCAGTCATCACCGAGAAATCGACTTTCTTGAACGCTTGCTCTTTGAGTTCGCCGCGCAGGCTGATCGCGTAAGGCGGTTTCTCATCTATATGCAGGGTAACTTTGCTGGCCGGGATGTTGGCGGCGCGGCCATGCAGAGTCAGCAGTTCGCCGTTGTCGATGCCGGGGTGGCCGACCCATTCGTAGCCGCAGCGGGTGACCAGTTCATTGAAGCCTTCCAGCCAGCCGAGGCCACCACGGCCGTTGAGCTCGATGAAGGACGGATTGACCACTTCCTTGACTGGCGAATCCCAGCCCATGCGCACATTACCGACCGACGCCTGCAGCACATTCATCCCGCGAGTCGGCACCACCGAGAGTTTCATCGTGCCGTTATCGATGTCGACGATGCTGACACCCTCTTGCCGACCGCCGTGCAAGGTACGAAGTGTCACGGAGAAGGGTTGGTCGGTTTTCACACCGAGTTGCTGGCTGGTGATCTGCCAGTTTTGCGCGGCTTTGTCGCTGTCGAGCAGGACGTAATCCCAAGCCATGGCGTGAGAGGCGGACAGCGCGCCAAGGACAACGAGGAGTTTGAGCGAGGTCATGGGGAAAGCCTTTCTTGGAATTGTGCATTTTTTATAGCGCTGATTAAACGATTCAGCAAGCATAAAAAGCTTACGCCCGAGCCTTCCCAAGCCAATTAAAATTGACCTTATGCAACCTCCGCACGCTTACGTTAGTCTCATAAGGCTTGAACCTCCGGCAGATTGACGGCGATATCATGATGACATTAAGGTCGCCCGCTAAATGCAGGAGCAAGTACAGACACATTTGTCTGTCATTTTTGCGCAACGGATCGTATGGAGTTTGAATGCGCGGGGCACTATTACGCAGCGGTAAGAGCGGGTCATTCACTGCCCTCGGCGAAACAGGTCAACCGGTCTACCGGGCAGCCCTGCAATTGCGCGAAGCCATTCGCCGCAAGAACCCCGATTTGGTCGATCATCTGGCCATCCCTCAAAGCGATGAACTCGGCAACCAGATCGATTGGTACAGCGCCCTCGACGGTGATGTAATTCCGTGGAGCAGCGCGACCGAAGAAGAACGCGCCCCTGCCCGCCGCCAACTGGAAGCCCTCAAGACTGCGCTCGAGGAATTGAGCCAGCGTTTCCTGGGCACTGATTCCGGCGAACAGCAGCAAGGCGACAAAGCCGTGTTCGGCAAGCTGCTCAAGCGCGTCATTCATATCCCCGACGAAAACTTCGTGTACCTGGTGCAAGGCAAACCGGTGCTGACCTTTTGGGGTTTCGAGCACGCCGGAAGCGACCTCAATCGCGATCCCCTGCACTGCCTCTATCAGGTTCCGCCGCTGCCACCCGTGGTCGAAGCGCCTGTTGTTGCGCCCGTCGTACCGGTGGTGGCTCGTCCGTGGTGGCGTCGCTGGTGGTGGCTGTTGCTGCTGCCGCTCCTGCTGCTGCTTTTGTGGCTGTTGCTCGGCCTGCGAGGGTGCGTGCCGCTTCCGTTGGTGGCGGTAGACCTGCTGCCCAAGGGCGTCGTGCCAGTGGAAAAACAGCTGGAAGAGCCGCCACTGACCGGCAATGTCACGACGCTCAATGGCGTCCCCGTGACCGGCACCGTCGTAGGTGCTACCAACGGCACCGGCACCGCCGCGACCGAAACACAGGGTGTGGAAGCGCAGGCCGTCGAAGGCAACGAGGCTGATGCAGCGCCAGCCGACCTGGCCAATGACCCAGCCAAAGACCCGGCAGCCGAAAGCAAAACCACGC includes these proteins:
- the xerC gene encoding tyrosine recombinase XerC encodes the protein MERQLDAYCEHLRSERQVSPHTLSAYRRDLDKVLGWCVKQNIGSWTALDIQRLRSLVARLHAQGQSSRSLARLLSAVRGLYHYLNREGLCDHDPANGLAPPKGERRLPKTLDTDRALQLLEGGVEDDFLARRDQAILELFYSSGLRLSELTGLNFDQLDLADGMVQVLGKGSKTRLLPVGKKAREALEQWLPLRAMANPADDAVFVSQQGRRLGPRAIQVRVKAAGERELGQNLHPHMLRHSFASHLLESSQDLRAVQELLGHSDIKTTQIYTHLDFQHLATVYDSAHPRAKRIKGDDS
- a CDS encoding HAD-IA family hydrolase; amino-acid sequence: MSIQLITFDLDDTLWDTAPVIVSAEAVLREWLTEHAPNLGAVPVEHLWAIRERILSNEPSLKHRISALRRRVLFHALEESGYGHDEASDLADKSFEVFLHARHQIEVFPEVEPTLEILANHYALGVVTNGNADVRRLGLADYFKFALCAEDIGIAKPDARLFHEALQRGGVTAESAVHIGDHPGDDIAGAQQAGMRAIWFNPAGKIWEAERLPDAEIRSLTDLPALLASWNKASA
- the sutA gene encoding transcriptional regulator SutA, with product MSDDDLENDDLEVGDDETEEGLEAAAEDVAEDDGGDAPVPTAKGKAKAAVSVDELPSVEAKNKERDALARAMEEFLAKGGKVQEVEANVVADPPKKPDNKYGSRPI
- a CDS encoding secondary thiamine-phosphate synthase enzyme YjbQ: MWQQTLITLRARPRGFHLVTDELLAGLPELKACRVGLLHLWLQHTSASLTINENADPAVRRDFERFFNRLIPQGTDGYEHNDEGLDDLPAHFKASVLGCQLSLPISAGRLALGTWQGVYLGEHRDHGGARKVLATVHGEEA
- a CDS encoding ammonium transporter, giving the protein MTLRKLAGLGALLSIVMPSLALAADEVAAPVLNSGDTAWMMTSTALVLFMTIPGLALFYGGMVRSKNILSVMMQCFAITGLISVLWVIYGYSIAFDTTGMEQGVINFNSFFGGMGKAFLAGITPASLTGPAALFPEAVFVTFQMTFAIITPALIVGAFAERMKFSAMLVFMGIWFTLVYAPIAHMVWSGNGGLLWDWGVLDFAGGTVVHINAGVAGLVACLVLGKRKGFPTTPMAPHNLGYTLMGAAMLWVGWFGFNAGSAAAANGTAGMAMLVTQIATAAAALGWMFAEWLTHGKPSALGIASGVVAGLVAITPAAGTVGPMGALVIGLAAGVVCFFCATTLKRKLGYDDSLDAFGVHGIGGILGAILTGVFAAPSLGGFGTVTDIAAQVWIQCKGVGFTVIYTAIATYIILKVLDAVMGLRINEEEEAVGIDLALHNERGYNL
- the glnK gene encoding P-II family nitrogen regulator, giving the protein MKLVTAIIKPFKLDDVRESLSEIGVQGITVTEVKGFGRQKGHTELYRGAEYVVDFLPKVKIDVAIDDKDLDRVIEAITKAANTGKIGDGKIFVVNLEQAIRIRTGETDTDAI
- a CDS encoding accessory factor UbiK family protein, which gives rise to MLAPKDFLDALTGTASRLFSGDTPLPKAEIESQFKMLLQSGFSKLDLVSREEFDSQMVVLARTRARLESLEAKVAELEAKLNPPTE
- a CDS encoding Bro-N domain-containing protein, with the translated sequence MDENHLIPHVFTRHKLHLHALLIENQPWFSARDLGRLLRLYIDERTVRKLDPDQRQTARAFIHGHIENTLLISESGVYALLVYHYCPEYRALREWLTHEVVPALRDAQYPTTTERPQLSLLNWPEMSLSLLHWNNQPWIRLQDVPQLLPDQVTPRPAINAPWWKRAAKMLHAF
- a CDS encoding HigA family addiction module antitoxin gives rise to the protein MTKNGMRPVHPGEILKEEYLEPLSLTAAALARALNVSTPTVNDIVLQRRGVSADMALRLSICLDTTPEFWLNLQSTYDLRKAEIERGAAIRDQVERLAHCA
- a CDS encoding type II toxin-antitoxin system RelE/ParE family toxin produces the protein MIVSFKCSETEYLFRNGKTRMWSAILSVVERKLTMLDAAAVLIDLRSPPGNRLEALEGNRKGQYSIRINAQWRICFIWGPNGPENVEIVDYH
- a CDS encoding YifB family Mg chelatase-like AAA ATPase, which produces MSLSIVHSRAQIGVDAPAVTVEVHLANGLPSLTMVGLPEAAVKESKDRVRSAIINSGLQFPARRITLNLAPADLPKDGGRFDLAIALGILSASVQVPTLTLDDAECLGELALSGAVRAVRGVLPAALAARKAGRWLMVPRANAEEACLASGLKVIAVDHLLEAVAHFNGHTPIEPYVSNGLLYASKPYPDLNEVQGQLSAKRALLIAAAGAHNLLFSGPPGTGKTLLASRLPGLLPPLAENEALEVAAIQSVTSCVPLSQWPQRPFRQPHHSASGPALVGGGSKPQPGEITLAHHGVLFLDELPEFDRKVLEVLREPLESGHIVISRAKDRVRFPARFQLVAAMNPCPCGYLGEPSGKCSCTPDMVQRYRNKLSGPLLDRIDLHLTVAREATALNPALKPGDDTATAAVLVADARERQQKRQGCANAFLDLPGLREHCKLSTTDETWLETACERLTLSLRAAHRLLKVSRTLADLEQVDGITRDHLAEALQYRPSTN
- a CDS encoding aldose 1-epimerase family protein; this encodes MTSLKLLVVLGALSASHAMAWDYVLLDSDKAAQNWQITSQQLGVKTDQPFSVTLRTLHGGRQEGVSIVDIDNGTMKLSVVPTRGMNVLQASVGNVRMGWDSPVKEVVNPSFIELNGRGGLGWLEGFNELVTRCGYEWVGHPGIDNGELLTLHGRAANIPASKVTLHIDEKPPYAISLRGELKEQAFKKVDFSVMTELVTEPGSVAFALNDTLTNNGDYPKEYQALYHSNFSTPFLEQGARFAAPVKQVSPFNDKAKSDLPDWQTYRGPTKDYDETVYNVVPYADAKGDTLTVLHNKAGNLGVSVGFNTQQLPVFSLWKNTDTQGQGYVTGLEPGTSFSYNRRYQRPLGLVPIIGVKEQKQFQIKYSLLADKGAVDKALHRVSEIQGARETEVRQTPLVDFSKE
- a CDS encoding SrfA family protein, which translates into the protein MRGALLRSGKSGSFTALGETGQPVYRAALQLREAIRRKNPDLVDHLAIPQSDELGNQIDWYSALDGDVIPWSSATEEERAPARRQLEALKTALEELSQRFLGTDSGEQQQGDKAVFGKLLKRVIHIPDENFVYLVQGKPVLTFWGFEHAGSDLNRDPLHCLYQVPPLPPVVEAPVVAPVVPVVARPWWRRWWWLLLLPLLLLLLWLLLGLRGCVPLPLVAVDLLPKGVVPVEKQLEEPPLTGNVTTLNGVPVTGTVVGATNGTGTAATETQGVEAQAVEGNEADAAPADLANDPAKDPAAESKTTPPENKTAPPDVTSPEAEKSAAAKPGPPLSIPPDAADGAAKFLDGQYSAGAGIQDRRTGKPLRLEYQLKDGKGQVTVHQADGTKCSGPVSATMKGGSLAIDSQGQAVCGDGSTYDMPKVNCRKGATTVADCTGGYGKEQFPMSMRQVAE